One Pichia kudriavzevii chromosome 3, complete sequence genomic window carries:
- a CDS encoding uncharacterized protein (PKUD0C05510; similar to Saccharomyces cerevisiae YHL004W (MRP4); ancestral locus Anc_2.500), translating to MSLNSARGQLRLLSRSACRFNSTVSTTASKTTDSPETSNVNVEGNQEQQQEEATLEASTGIATSRAPTLDAYNQPLDGPLEQIAQMSERQFNEILNSVPDPTLNRDEIVSERFQKLLNLYGNKDKLKRQFTSTSSLLSRFPNLLPSDSLSPYTKAELTIRQRHHQQIMGDLGSKIVNVYQPHKLITNPPSINQLTAEKLMASGAHLGRSTELFNQNFQPFVYGKYKGLHIIDLDKTISYLKSACKVIQQVAENGGIILFLGLKVGQLRSIKEAAKNCNGYYVARKWIPGTITNALENPKPRHEVDMQDLETHRELSSDESNQTIKPDLIVILNPELAAVAIKEASQARIPTIGITDTNVDPNLVTYPIPANSSSNRTTNLITGVLGKSAQLGLNRRLQKVSEYKATLGMEPNEVFSEENLASKEN from the coding sequence ATGTCGTTGAATTCCGCCCGTGGCCAGCTACGACTTCTTTCGAGATCTGCATGTAGATTCAACTCAACGGTGTCTACTACAGCGTCCAAGACCACAGACTCACCAGAAACATCCAATGTGAATGTTGAAGGTAACCAGGAGCAGCAGCAGGAGGAGGCAACACTCGAGGCTTCAACAGGAATTGCGACATCTAGAGCTCCTACTCTAGATGCATACAACCAGCCTCTAGATGGCCCCCTCGAGCAAATAGCTCAAATGTCAGAGAGACAGTTCAACGAAATCTTAAACAGTGTACCAGATCCAACTCTGAATAGAGATGAGATTGTCAGCGAGAGATTTCAGAAGCTATTAAATCTGTACGGTAATAAGGACAAGCTCAAGAGACAGTTCACTTCGACCTCATCCTTATTGTCCAGATTTCCAAACCTATTACCATCTGACTCGTTGTCCCCATACACAAAGGCAGAATTGACAATTAGACAGAGAcaccatcaacaaataATGGGTGATTTGGGCTCGAAAATTGTCAATGTTTACCAACCACACAAACTTATCACAAATCCACCGAGTATCAACCAATTGACTGCTGAAAAACTAATGGCATCTGGCGCACATTTGGGTAGATCGACTGAATTATTCAACCAAAATTTCCAACCTTTTGTTTACGGGAAGTACAAGGGGCTGCACATTATCGACCTTGATAAGACAATTTCGTACTTGAAGTCGGCTTGTAAAGTCATCCAGCAAGTTGCCGAAAATGGTGGTATCATTCTATTTCTTGGGTTAAAAGTGGGACAATTGAGGTCCATCAAGGAAGCAGCCAAGAATTGTAATGGTTACTACGTTGCCCGTAAATGGATCCCTGGTACAATCACCAATGCATTAGAAAACCCAAAGCCAAGACACGAGGTCGATATGCAAGACTTGGAAACACATCGTGAACTTTCGAGTGATGAGTCTAACCAGACCATCAAGCCAGATTTGATTGTGATTTTGAACCCAGAGTTAGCAGCCGTTGCAATCAAGGAAGCCAGCCAGGCTAGAATCCCAACCATTGGTATAACCGACACCAATGTGGATCCTAATTTGGTCACATATCCAATTCCTGCAAACTCGAGTTCCAACAGAACGACCAACTTGATTACCGGTGTCCTTGGTAAGTCTGCACAGTTGGGTTTGAATAGGAGATTACAAAAAGTATCGGAATACAAGGCCACTTTAGGTATGGAACCGAACGAAGTTTTCTCCGAAGAGAACCTTGCAAGCAAAGAGAACTGA